One window of the Puntigrus tetrazona isolate hp1 chromosome 13, ASM1883169v1, whole genome shotgun sequence genome contains the following:
- the LOC122356546 gene encoding uncharacterized protein LOC122356546, with protein sequence MNGVSADAQVGKEERDVWHKRLRLRKTSFSLPAERSAVKEERDVTARGWKATGKSEKALNTFTCSSCDDGISFGPGELMMHFKIAHGGKGSPPAFPCDVCAFSSPAFAALQQHRMQHDGCLFACGVCGDGVRRTLPQLTEHCQTRHALAGRYECPKCELSFREVTQFACHPCGAANGGAPKNELFKRMAAACRRRWSRRNWRKRDGKLSQEFERLLPKPEPRWTSRLLPFSTNGVMDDYGVLLDPEKTLEETQQYLERTACAGKNWSSSFNGERGLVSPLPSPANAKWCAGNDKLSGLMEKNNISVPPDCTTKVVRFKMVDGKKHLVLKVIPSNKQDAPKDRQERSDDIRTRVAPRSSPSVGKAREGCAAQQDFLSSVVERIRSQQSGGDREPAGVRLEARDRNSLGDCQDKAFSESEENFTACQGDSGCHSDLTSDAGSSEERCSSRLVSAPFDELDPPEGFGGVSPSSGSPRKDPSECQSEDGGLLFRGDADECTNNMDPRERPVPVGQTESCSAPVDELPLTTVIHLLDEARADRTLPPHAGSDGALRDFTRAADANQRSSTSVTATASGSSVTSVPSVPLASLDRKRAGDRTSAGSKSPKPPPPASVLFWEPAPRDAPATLRLIPHSSSQSVKIPRGSQPVIVLNHPDSDIPEVANIMRVVHRHRGAVRRVLLSRKTLKALSESACDAFRRGLVAGCHASHRRRAWPNGTVKERFSLKLRLKRVCGRKYTVVPTASESVVLQPAFKCWFCGRLFANQEAWVGHGQRHLMEATRGWNQLFGR encoded by the exons ATGAACGGGGTCAGTGCCGACGCTCAGGTCGGGAAGGAAGAGAGGGACGTTTGGCATAAACGCCTACGTCTCAGGAAGACCTCCTTTTCGCTCCCCGCCGAACGCAGCGCCGTGAAAGAGGAGAGGGACGTCACGGCACGCGGGTGGAAAGCCACGGGGAAGTCCGAGAAGGCTCTGAACACGTTCACCTGCTCCTCGTGCGACGACGGCATCTCCTTCGGACCCGGCGAattaatgatgcattttaaGATCGCCCACGGGGGCAAAGGGAGCCCGCCGGCGTTTCCCTGCGACGTCTGCGCTTTCTCGTCGCCCGCGTTCGCCGCGCTCCAGCAGCACCGCATGCAGCACGACGGTTGCTTGTTCGCTTGCGGGGTTTGCGGGGACGGCGTCCGGCGCACGCTTCCGCAGCTGACCGAACACTGCCAAACCCGCCACGCCCTCGCCGGCCGCTACGAATGTCCCAAGTGCGAGCTCTCCTTCCGGGAGGTTACGCAGTTCGCGTGCCACCCGTGCGGCGCCGCTAATGGAGGTGCGCCCAAAAACGAGCTCTTCAAGCGCATGGCCGCTGCGTGCCGGCGGAGGTGGAGCCGGAGAAATTGGAGGAAGCGAGACGGGAAGCTTTCTCAAGAGTTCGAGCGCTTGCTTCCAAAACCAGAACCCCGGTGGACGTCCCGGTTGCTCCCGTTCTCCACAAACGGTGTGATGGATGACTACGGCGTCTTGCTGGACCCCGAGAAGACCTTGGAGGAAACGCAGCAGTATCTTGAAAGGACCGCTTGTGCTGGTAAAAACTGGTCCTCGTCTTTCAACGGCGAGCGAGGTTTAGTTTCACCCCTGCCGTCGCCAGCCAACGCAAAATGGTGCGCCGGGAACGATAAGCTAAGCGGACTTATGGAGAAGAACAATATATCGGTTCCCCCGGATTGCACCACCAAGGTGGTCCGGTTCAAGATGGTGGACGGCAAAAAGCATTTGGTCCTCAAAGTCATTCCGTCAAACAAGCAAGACGCTCCGAAGGATCGGCAAGAGCGATCCGACGATATCCGTACTCGGGTGGCGCCTAGAAGTTCTCCGTCCGTCGGAAAGGCGCGGGAAGGATGCGCAGCTCAGCAGGACTTTCTGTCCTCGGTGGTCGAGAGGATAAGAAGCCAGCAAAGCGGCGGCGATCGGGAGCCTGCCGGCGTTCGCCTCGAGGCGCGCGACCGCAACAGCCTCGGTGACTGCCAGGACAAAGCCTTCAGCGAATCCGAGGAAAACTTCACGGCGTGCCAGGGAGATTCAGGTTGTCATAGCGATCTGACTTCGGACGCGGGTTCTTCGGAAGAGAGGTGCAGCTCGCGGCTCGTCTCGGCGCCGTTCGATGAGCTAGATCCTCCGGAAGGGTTCGGCGGCGTGAGTCCGTCCTCTGGATCTCCCCGGAAAGATCCGAGCGAGTGTCAAAGTGAAGACGGGGGCCTGTTGTTCCGTGGCGATGCTGACGAGTGCACAAACAACATGGACCCCAGAGAGCGCCCGGTCCCGGTGGGTCAGACGGAGAGCTGCAGCGCTCCGGTGGATGAGCTGCCTTTAACAACAGTCATCCATTTGCTGGATGAAGCGAGAGCGGATCGGACCTTACCTCCGCACGCCGGCTCCGATGGAGCTCTGAGAGACTTCACGCGCGCCGCAG atgcAAACCAGCGATCTTCCACGTCCGTCACAGCAACGGCCTCCGGATCCAGCGTCACGAGCGTCCCGAGCGTCCCTCTCGCGTCTCTGGACCGAAAGCGCGCGGGAGACCGGACCTCGGCGGGCTCGAAATCCCCGAAGCCACCGCCTCCAGCCTCCGTCCTCTTCTGGGAGCCGGCTCCTCGAGACGCTCCGGCGACGCTCCGGCTGATTCCCCACAGCTCCTCGCAATCCGTCAAGATCCCGCGCGGCAGCCAGCCCGTGATCGTCCTCAACCATCCCGACTCGGATATCCCCGAGGTCGCCAACATCATGCGCGTGGTCCACAGGCACCGGGGCGCCGTGCGGCGGGTCCTGCTTTCTCGCAAAACCCTCAAAGCCCTCTCGGAGTCCGCCTGCGACGCCTTCCGCCGCGGCCTGGTCGCCGGCTGCCACGCGTCCCACCGCAGGAGAGCGTGGCCGAACGGGACGGTGAAAGAGAGGTTCAGCTTGAAACTGAGGCTCAAAAG